The nucleotide window GGACAATGAAAACACCAAACACGTGATGAACGATTATAACTACGGTTGGTGAAGGAGATTAATTAAGAAGACAACATCTCGGCCTTAAAAATACTCGCCACGTTATTAGCCGAGTCCAAATTTTGACTTTCAGCTAGCTCAAACTCAAAGCCAGTACATACTACAACTCGGCAATGATTGGTACACGTATGTCCTGATAACAAGGCTACGTTTGTGCAATTTCATTGATTATTATTCTggcccaaaaaaacaaaaagaagaagaagcaggggGAGGGTGCTGAATGCTGAGAACTGAGAACTGAGAATTCACGGCGTTGACTCCAGAATTCTCCCTCCGTTTGATTCTCAGTTTGTTCGTTTTCTTGATCATTACCTGAATCTGCTACTTGGGCGTGTCAATTCTATGCCAATTCTGCTTTCTTTAGGTATTGCAACTTGTTCAATAGCCCACTAGCCCTAAGGTAGATGGACTAATTCAGCTAATGTTTAATGTTGCAGAGCTAAATCTGTTTATCTTTTTACTGCTCTTTCCGTTTTCTCCTCTCCTCTTTTCCCCTATTCATAGTTCATGTTACCGGGTACCAATGAAATGTGAAAAAGGCTCTATATAGAAtcaaattcttttattttcaacatTTTTGACCTTGGTTTAACCGGTAAAATTGCTGTCGCGTGGGAGGTCACGTGTTCGAAAACAGtttcttgcagaaatgcaaggtaataCTGCATACAATAAACCTCTGTGGTCTGGCCTTTCCCCGATTTATTCTTGATGCATGTAGGACTTGCATAGTTTTAAATTTGTTTAGTTAGAGATAATTGTAAGATTCTCTAGTTTTAGCACCAATTTACCTCTAAATAAGATACAAGGCATCTCTAGTTTTAGCAAACTCCCAATTTAACTCTGAAGACAATTCGGTAAtgctggaatgaaatgagctcaATTGTAATTGGAGTGGATATAAGAACTTCATATAGCCAACCCTAACTAGCTTTCTCAGTttttcttttacaaaagaaaaaaggaccCAACTTTTAACCAAGTTGATTGGTTGATATTTGTTTATATGATTGTGAACTACTCATCTAAGTTGTGGGCCTTGTGGCATTTATGCCAAGACATCTTTGAACTTATAATCTGCTATCTTGACATTGCAGATTTTTCCTTGCCTATGTTGGTTATATACTCAAGGGCATTCTTTCTCAATGGTCTGATGCATAGGCTCTAAGCAATAATGTCGGTTCTCTGTGGTTTACCCCCTCTCCTTGAATGTGTATACTGTGTAGCATGTGCCCGCTGGGCATGGAAGCGATGCCTCCACAGTGCAGGACATGACAGCGAAACTTGGGGCCTTGCCACAGCTGAAGAATTTGAACCTGTCCCTAGGCTCTGCCGATACATATTGGCCGTATACGAAGATGATCTTAGACAACCTCAGTGGGAACCACCTGAAGGATATGGGATTAATCCAGATTGCTTAATTGTGAAGAAAAACTATCCAGATACCGGTGGCCGAGTACCACCATATCTCTTATATCTGGATCATGAACATGCTGACATAGTTCTTGCTATTAGAGGTCTTGATTTGGCAAAGCACAGTGATTATGCAGTCTTGTTGGACAATAAGCTGGGTCAAAGGAAATTTGATGGTGGGTATGTTCACAATGGGTTATTAAAAGCGGCTGGATTGGTGTTAAATACAGAATGTGAGATCTTAAGGCAATTGCTGGAGAAACATCCGAACTATACCTTGACTTTTACTGGACATTCACTAGGGTCAGGTGTAGCAGCATTATTGACATTGGTAGTAGCACAAAATCGTGACAGGCTGGGCAATATTGACAGGAAAAGAATCAGATGCTTTGCTATTGCACCAGCTAGATGTATGTCATTGAATCTAGCAGTGAGATATGCAGATGTCATCAACTCCATTGTGCTTCAGGCAAGTTCCTGATATTGTTCTCTTAATCATCACTTTGAACATTCTTAATATTTAGTTTCAAGGCATTGTTAATTTAATCCTCTCTGCATAAATAAGCAGATCATGTCCTTTCTTCTGCCTGTGTACTCTCCATCCTTCTTAGAAGGGGAAGTTGATTTATTGGCTTTGGAATTTGTACCTAGAAAGCAAGGAGCTTGATTTGTTATAGATAATTGTTGCAGATGTTTGCATTATATCCCTTCTCTATTTTGATGTCAATCATCGATATGTCGCCTGACCTTTTGGACTTCCTTTTGATGTTTTTCTCCAATTGTGCTGGTTGCAAATTCTCTCAATCTAACTCcatcttctttttcttaaatAGGATGATTTCTTGCCACGGACAGCAACTCCCTTGGAAGACATATTCAAGTCACTGTTCTGGTAAAAGATAGTTGAATTTGATCTTGTACTTGCTTTCAAGAGTCCATTCCCCCATTTAGAAAAAGAACGTCTGGTTCCTCATTTAGCAACTCCTGTAAGAGGCATTGGATGGGTGGTGTCCCATCAACTAGGAAGCTTGAgttcttctctttttgtttctGCTTTCAGGTCTTGTTCATCTCCTCTTCATTCTGATATTAGTAAAACTTTCTGTTTGTGTCAAAGTCCAATTTAATATTAAAAAGAGACAGAATCATGTTTTTGTAAAAGATAGGAAGGCACTACATAGTAGGGATGTGATTGTTCCTGCATTAAGATGAAATTTCGTACGGCAGTCATTAAGTGGAGGCTCCAATAATATAAATCCTCTTTTAGATGGTGATGTTTACTATTCATGACTAACCACATTTATTTTCTTTCGCTTATTTTTTTTTGCAGTTTGCCATGCCTATTATGTCTGAGGTGCATGAGAGATACGTGCATCTCAGAAGAGAAGATGCTCAAAGATCCACGCAGACTTTACGCCCCAGGACGCCTTTACCACATTGTTGAGAGGAAACCTTTTAGGTATTTTCAGACTTAAGGATGTGCTACATGAAATTGTCTTAAGTCGTTTATACACAACTCCATCAATTAAACAAGTTCTATGATGGTGGTTCCGTATAATAAGCCAATATTGTTATGTTTCTGTTTTGAGTAAAAGCATCTAGTGCGGCAGGTTTCCCATAAAAACCACAATAGCGGTTTACATACTGCATAGTACATGCAATCTATAAGGATACCATTTGATCTGCAGTATTTTTCTAGTCTACTATTAGGCACATGATTTGAACTCTGActcctatactaccatgattctGTGTTAAAACAGATGTGGACGATTTCCCCCTGTTGTGAGGACTGCAGTTCCAGTGGATGGGAGATTTGAGCACATCGTTCTCTCTTGTAATGCTACTTCTGATCATGCAATTATCTGGATAGAGAGAGAAGCACGAAGGGCCCTCGAAGTAAGTTGTGTGCGCTTTTGTCTATGACGATTGATGGATTCTGATATAATTGTCTTTGCACTTTACATCGTTGTAGCCGTAGCTTTACTTCTAATGTGCCTGCTCAGCTGTAGCCTATCTGGAATGAATTTTCAATATATTCTTGGTTTTTGCGCATGCCGGCTGCTTTATGCAGTAGACACAATCACAGAAATAGAAATTTTACTGCTGCACTTACTTTGAATGGTGATGGTTCAACGTTAAAACTAGCACAAACATGTTCTCACTCATGGGCTCTCCACCTTATTTCATTGATGGCGTTGTCTGTACCCAGTCCACCCGTGTGAGGCACTTATGATCTACTTTCATTGTCAGTTAAGATAGTTTCAGTGGTAATCCTTCTTGTCACAAGTTCATCACTCTTAAGGGTGGTTGAATACGAATTGCAGCTCTATTGATAAAGAGTGGGTAAACTTTTTTATTGCACAAATCGTCCATGCCTTTCACTTTATTAGTTGTTTCTGCATCAAATAGAGAAACTTAAAGCAGAAAAGCATGGTTGTGTCCATTGATTCCTGTAGTCTGTGGATTGATGCATTCTTAcaaggtaaaaggttcaaatgtGTCCATGTAGTATCCGTAATTGCTCAACTTTTCCTGCGGCTAAACCTTTGGTCCATACATACCCTTGCTTTGCTGTTAGCAAGTATTTGCCCTTGCCATTAGTAGAGCTCCAGCGTAAAATGGGTGGACTCCACGTGTACAAATTCTTCGAGCAAAAATGTCCAAATTAACCCCTCAACTTTTGACTATGGTTTAATGCCTTCAGGCTGGAGCTTTCTTAGGGGGTTAAGGCAAAAATGAAACTTTGACTTAACACCGGGAAAAAATTAGACCAAAAGTCTAATGGAGGGCAAAGTTGCTCAATTTCGGACAATATAGGGGCAAATTTGACCCTTATCCCTTTGTAATATGTATTGTTAATGTAGGTGCATTGAAGAATTTATGCAACTTATATGCCCTTTGGAAATATAGAGGATTCATATTGTCAAACCGAGTAGCTTGTCATTGATGCATAGCTTATTGATTGATTTATAacatatttaaatatttatgggGAGCTTTGGTAGTCATTCATTTAGCTTATGCAAATATTGTTGAATTCACTTATGGCTAGTTGTTCGGGCTTGAAATATGAGGGTAATTTGGCTTGAACATACTTTAAATGAATGACCTGTATCGTTTGATCCCCCTATTTGTCAGTTGGGAATTGGGATTCAATTTAATTGTAAAATGGATCTGCAACTCTATTCTATTGATGTGGTCCACAAGAGTTCTTCTATGTATCCTGGTTACATACTTACATTGTAAGTATTTAAACTTAAATTGGTTCTGACAACATTCATATTTGTTTTATGCATCCAGTTGATGGAAGAGAGAGATCATGTGATGGAAATTCCAGCTAAGCAAAAGATGGAGCGTCAACAGACGTTAACTAGAGAGCACGGCGAGGAGCATAAAGCTGCTCTACAGAGAGCTGTCACCTTGGCTGTTCCACATGCATTTTCACCTTCTCATTATGGAACTTTTGATGAAAAAGCGGATGAACAGTCTGATAAATCAGTTGGTGATTCATCCACAGGGTCGTCGACCAAAAGCAAGAAGAAAGATAACTGGGAAGAACTAATTGAGCGTCTATTTGAGAAGGATGAGTCAGGTCATATGATTCTGAAGAAACCACAGTGATAAGCAAGCAATGTTGTAACTTAAGCATCCTATATGAGTAGTGATACTTGGATCATCATTCTTTAATTAAACCTATAATTCTTTTCCTCAACTTACACTTTTTTTTGTGTGTGCGTGTCAGCCAGTGGCTTGTATCAATGGATTTAGAGAAACTTTCAGAATATATGCTAAAATGGATGTATTTATTGGTCCTTTTTTATGTAAGATTAATGTGTTAAAGATTCTTTTCAGGGGGCTGCTAAGTAGGAGTAATAGAGAGCATAAGGTGTTTATTGTTCGTCATCCAGTGTTACAcctgatgatgtccatctcattgaagaagtattaggcatgtgcctaataagagttttctttggtttggtagccaaccttgttgacttggtttggttggtagccaaccttgttgaatttctttggtttggtagccaactttgttgaattgtgaaaaatgtgtgtaaattgtcaaatattgtaggctttagagggtgaagctttggctataaaaggagagcttcaactctcatttcttcacaccaacaaagagagaaagaaagagtgaggtttcacagacaaggtataagaaaatagtctgtgaggaaaatagagagtgagcgatattgtagtgaggtgggaatatcaaaagagggttatttcttttgagtgttgtagtggtctttggagtatttacctccgacctacaaagtgtaaaattccttactatagtgatatcagttgctcctctcggggtcgtggtttttttcccttattcagaagggttttccacgtaaaaatcttggtgtcattgttactcttttattcttgttaattaccgtatctcggtgctacattattattccgctttattaccgtgaatattattttggtaaggggtttattcccaacaactggtatcagagcacaggttctgctcgttcactgaaatactattcactgtcggtagtactatacttggtgaaaaataaaaatgtccggagtaaagtacgaggtagcaaaattcaatggagataacggtttctcaacatggcaaagaaggatgagagatctgctcatccaacaaggattacacaaggttctagatgttgattccaaaaagcctgataccatgaaagctgaggattgggctgacttggatgaaagagctgctagtgcaatcaggttgcacttatcagatgatgtggtaaataacatcattgatgaagacactgcacgtggaatttggacaaggttggaaagcctatacatgtccaaaacgctgacaaataaattgtacctgaagaagcagttatacgccctacacatgagtgaaggtacgaattttttgtcacatttaaatgtgtttaacggactaatcacacagcttgccaacctcggagtgaaaatcgaggaagaagataaagtcatcttgctattgaactcgttgccatcttcgtacgataatttggcaacaaccatcctgcacggtaagactactattgagttgaaagatgtcacatcggctcttctactcaatgagaagatgagaaagaagcctgaaaatcaaggacaggctctcatcacagaaggtagaggcaggagttataaaaggagttcgaacaactatggtagatccggagctcgtgggaagtcaaagaaccgatccaaatcaagagtcagaaattgctacaactgtaatcaaccaggtcacttcaaaagagattgcccaaatccaaggaagggcaaaggtgaaaccagtggccagaagaatgacgacaacacagccgccatggtgcaaaataatgataatgttgtcctctttataaatgaggaagatgaatgcatgcacctgtcaggtccagagtcggaatgggtggttgacacagcggcatctcaccatgccacaccggtaagagatcttttttgcagatatgtagcaggtgatttcggcacagtgaaaatgggtaacacaagttactcaaagattgcggggattggtgacatttgtatcaagacaaatgtcggatgcacattggttctaaag belongs to Nicotiana tabacum cultivar K326 chromosome 6, ASM71507v2, whole genome shotgun sequence and includes:
- the LOC107793583 gene encoding uncharacterized protein LOC107793583 — its product is MSVLCGLPPLLECVYCVACARWAWKRCLHSAGHDSETWGLATAEEFEPVPRLCRYILAVYEDDLRQPQWEPPEGYGINPDCLIVKKNYPDTGGRVPPYLLYLDHEHADIVLAIRGLDLAKHSDYAVLLDNKLGQRKFDGGYVHNGLLKAAGLVLNTECEILRQLLEKHPNYTLTFTGHSLGSGVAALLTLVVAQNRDRLGNIDRKRIRCFAIAPARCMSLNLAVRYADVINSIVLQDDFLPRTATPLEDIFKSLFCLPCLLCLRCMRDTCISEEKMLKDPRRLYAPGRLYHIVERKPFRCGRFPPVVRTAVPVDGRFEHIVLSCNATSDHAIIWIEREARRALELMEERDHVMEIPAKQKMERQQTLTREHGEEHKAALQRAVTLAVPHAFSPSHYGTFDEKADEQSDKSVGDSSTGSSTKSKKKDNWEELIERLFEKDESGHMILKKPQ